From the genome of Kwoniella dejecticola CBS 10117 chromosome 3, complete sequence:
AAGTTGTACTAATTTGTAAAGCTGTCACTTGAATGTATCCTGATGCGAAGGGACGCGGTCGGAATGCGCGATATCGTGATGTTCTTCCTTAGAGGTACCACCCTGACCTGGTGCTATCGGTATCGTCGATCTTTGATGACTGGATTCCCGACGCGACGATGGCCGGCAGCCTCAAAGATCGTGTGCTTGCGATATTGTTACATTCCCATGATGGAAAGGGTACTACGGACCTACCTGGCGAGAAAGAGAGTATATGTTATGTGGGCGATGTCGCTTGTGGATTTATAGTATTGTATTGTAATGTATGGTGTGATGGGGAATATTGAGGTTCATGAGCGGAAAGACCTtgggaagaaaagaaaaacAACAGATAACACAGATCACAAATCACGGTCCAATCTGATTGCCCGATACTTCTTTCTACGCGGGGCATAAAACGTATGACTGAGAGTCATTTCGATTTGGGTCGATGATGGTCGATTGAGAAGTTCACCATTTGGGTTACATCGCCAGCTCAGCTTGTAATTGACGTagttgagcttcttcatcatcttcctccgcttgAGCAGCAACACCTGGAACGATTGCGCGAATCCGCGTCAGCTTTGCCTGTCCTTGCCCTTCCTGTCTTATGCTATCCGTCTTCGCTGTTATAAGTCATAGTGAAAGGGAGGCTCGCGGACTCACGTGATGGTCCGCTAGTTTGTCCGACGGGCGAAGCGGGGATATGACTTGGGACTCTGTCTGCCCCTGCGAGCCTGTCATCCAGTTGCTCTTGCTCCAAGgcttcgagctcttctttcagatcatcctgTAACCCGCAAATCACATGGCATCAGTGTCCACACCAGAGCTAACATCTTCATGAGGAAGAGCAGGGAtgacgaaggcgaaggcgaaggcaaATGAACAGAAGACATACCTCGTCAAGCACGATACCCATACCAACCGGATTCGAGATGGCGTCTGAGATTTCGTTTGTAAGATCCATCTGTTCTCTGATCTTGTCCATCGTAGCGTCCACCCCTTCGGCAGTCCTGAATTACAGAAAAACAAGTCAGCAATTTCGTCAGATTACGAATGAATAATGAAATGCATGTGCTTCAGACGATGTGGAACCGAGACactttgacttgactgaacTACAGCAAAGATGAAAACATACAGGTTGCTGTGGATACCCTTGAGAGCATCTGCacctttcttcatcgctaCCATCGTCTCCGCGTTCAGGTTGGCCGATTCTATTGCGTTTACCTGTAAAAGGAACGAAATGATTAGCGAACCTGGGTTGGTGATTCATTTCGTGATCAATGTACAGCCGTGCGAGTGTCTGTCTGATGTTACATGACAGGCGTAATACTTACTTGCGTCTCCAATGTCAACCTCGTACCAGCGATCCTGTCCAATTCATTCTCATGTGCTTTCTTCTGTCTGAGCGCAGCCATAGCCACTGACGCC
Proteins encoded in this window:
- a CDS encoding vacuolar-sorting protein SNF7, which produces MSGWMSWFAGKKNTTEGARDAIVGLRQQLLMLEKKEEHLNKKIEEEMKKAKANATSNKRLAMAALRQKKAHENELDRIAGTRLTLETQVNAIESANLNAETMVAMKKGADALKGIHSNLTAEGVDATMDKIREQMDLTNEISDAISNPVGMGIVLDEDDLKEELEALEQEQLDDRLAGADRVPSHIPASPVGQTSGPSRVAAQAEEDDEEAQLRQLQAELAM